CGAGCTCGAGAGGGCGCGGGCCCGGGTGACGGTCCTCGACCGGAAGAACCACCACCTTTTCCAACCGCTCCTTTACCAGGTCGCGACCGCCGCATTGAGCCCGGGCGACATCGCCGCGCCGATCCGGAACATCGTGCGGCGGCAGAAGAACACGACGGTCCTCCTGGGCGAGGTCTCGGCGATCGACCCGGACGCTCGGATCGTCCGGACCGGCGGCCGCGAGATCTCCTACGACTACCTCATCGTCGCGGCGGGCGCCGTCGACTCGTATTTCGGGCACGACGGGTGGCGTCCGTTCGCTCCGGGGTTGAAGACGATCGACGACGCGCTCGAGATGCGCCGGCGTATCCTCCTCGCGTTCGAACGCGCGGAATGGGAGCAGGATCCCGCCGCACGGCGGGAGCTCCTCACGTTCTGCGTCGTCGGGGGCGGCCCCACGGGAGTCGAGCTCGCCGGCGCGCTCGCCGAGATCGCCCGGCACTCTCTCGTCCGCGACTTCCGCGACATCGATCCCTCCCAGGCGAAAGTCGTGCTGATCGAGGCGGCCGACCGCGTCCTTCCCGCGTTCCCCGCCGAGCTGTCGGGCAAGGCCGCGCGGCAGCTCGAAGCCCTCGGCGTGACGATCCGCACCGGCGTCAAGGTGACGAAGATCGACGACGGTGCGGTGTGGCTCGGCTCCGAGCGGGTGGGCGCGCGCACGGCGCTCTGGGCCGCGGGCGTGGCCGCCTCCCCTCTCGCGCGCTCTCTCGGCGTCCCGCTCGACCGGCATGGCCGAGTACCGGTCCGGCCGGACCTCTCGGTGCCCGGCCGGCCGGAGATCTACGTCGCCGGCGACCTCGCGTCGATCGCGCGGGA
Above is a genomic segment from Thermoanaerobaculia bacterium containing:
- a CDS encoding NAD(P)/FAD-dependent oxidoreductase, translated to MASATSARPGAESRPRILVIGCGFAGLSAARELERARARVTVLDRKNHHLFQPLLYQVATAALSPGDIAAPIRNIVRRQKNTTVLLGEVSAIDPDARIVRTGGREISYDYLIVAAGAVDSYFGHDGWRPFAPGLKTIDDALEMRRRILLAFERAEWEQDPAARRELLTFCVVGGGPTGVELAGALAEIARHSLVRDFRDIDPSQAKVVLIEAADRVLPAFPAELSGKAARQLEALGVTIRTGVKVTKIDDGAVWLGSERVGARTALWAAGVAASPLARSLGVPLDRHGRVPVRPDLSVPGRPEIYVAGDLASIARDGKPVPGLAPAAMQEGRHAARNVRRAIAGRPTLPFRYVDKGTLATIGRSRAVADIRGWQISGFFAWAAWLGIHIFFLIGFRNRLLVMFEWAWAYLTWQRGARLITGGEIPGKGSPPAS